The following proteins are co-located in the Candidatus Competibacteraceae bacterium genome:
- a CDS encoding ABC transporter substrate-binding protein, producing the protein MARAKFHFTPWLAAGLLILGSCLPPAVAFGSPAHGIALHGQPKYGADFTHFDYVNPNAPKGGEARFAAIGSFDTFNPFNIKGQPAAGIGQLFESLLTGSADEPFSEYGLIAESVELSEDRGSVTFALRPQAKFHDGSPITADDVLFSFEALKSKGSPFFRFYYANVAKAEKLDERRVKFTFAPGENRELPLIMGQMPVLSKKYWRDRDFGATTLEIPVGSGPYRIERFEPGRFIVYQRDENYWGKDLPVNRGRYNIDRLRYDYYRDVTVALEAFKAGSYDLRVENVAKQWASGYDFPALTKGLVKKETFSNQMPSGMQGFVYNLRRPLFQDPKVREALAYAFDFEWSNRNLFHDQYKRTRGYFDNSELAARGLPSSEELALLEPLRQDLPPRVFTTEYQPPVSNDDSQLRANLRRALELLQEAGWTFRDRKLVNAKTGEPFRFELLIDDPTWERIGLPFARNLERLGIEMSVRTVDSAQYENRVRDFDFDMVVNVWGQSLSPGNEQREFWSSAAAGQPGSRNIAGLKNPAVDALVDQVVAAPDRASLVTRVRALDRALQWNFLVIPHWHIPYARIAFWDKFGYPSVTPLQGVQLDTWWIDPARAAALVGNETTGKP; encoded by the coding sequence ATGGCGCGCGCAAAATTCCATTTCACTCCGTGGCTGGCCGCCGGCTTGCTGATTTTAGGAAGCTGCCTGCCACCGGCCGTTGCGTTTGGATCGCCCGCGCACGGCATCGCCCTGCACGGCCAACCGAAGTACGGAGCCGATTTCACGCACTTCGACTACGTCAACCCGAACGCGCCCAAGGGTGGCGAGGCGCGTTTCGCCGCCATCGGCAGCTTCGATACCTTCAACCCGTTCAATATCAAAGGCCAGCCGGCCGCGGGTATCGGCCAGTTGTTCGAGAGCCTGCTGACCGGCAGCGCCGACGAGCCGTTCAGCGAGTACGGTTTGATCGCCGAGAGCGTGGAACTGTCCGAGGATCGCGGGTCGGTCACCTTCGCGCTTCGGCCCCAGGCGAAATTTCACGATGGCAGCCCGATCACCGCCGACGATGTGCTGTTTTCCTTCGAGGCGCTCAAAAGCAAGGGCAGTCCGTTTTTCCGTTTCTACTACGCCAATGTCGCCAAGGCCGAGAAGCTGGACGAGCGGCGGGTAAAATTTACCTTCGCGCCCGGCGAGAACCGCGAACTGCCGCTGATCATGGGTCAGATGCCGGTGCTGTCGAAAAAGTATTGGCGGGACCGCGACTTCGGCGCGACGACTCTGGAGATACCGGTGGGCAGTGGCCCGTACCGGATCGAACGCTTCGAGCCGGGGCGCTTCATCGTCTACCAGCGCGATGAAAACTATTGGGGCAAGGATCTGCCGGTCAACCGGGGGCGATACAACATCGACCGGTTGCGCTACGACTACTACCGCGATGTCACGGTGGCGCTGGAGGCGTTCAAGGCCGGTTCCTACGATTTGCGGGTGGAGAACGTCGCCAAGCAGTGGGCAAGCGGTTACGACTTCCCGGCGCTGACCAAGGGCTTGGTGAAGAAGGAAACCTTTTCCAACCAAATGCCGTCGGGAATGCAGGGCTTTGTCTACAATTTGCGCCGACCACTGTTCCAGGACCCCAAGGTCCGCGAGGCGTTGGCCTATGCCTTCGATTTCGAATGGAGCAATCGGAACCTGTTTCACGACCAGTACAAGCGAACCCGCGGCTATTTCGATAACTCCGAGCTGGCGGCGCGCGGCCTGCCCTCGTCGGAGGAACTGGCGCTGTTGGAGCCGCTACGTCAGGATCTGCCACCACGGGTGTTCACCACCGAGTATCAGCCGCCGGTGTCGAACGATGATAGCCAGTTGCGCGCCAACCTGCGCCGGGCGCTGGAACTGCTGCAAGAGGCGGGCTGGACCTTTCGCGATCGCAAGCTGGTCAACGCCAAGACCGGCGAGCCGTTTCGCTTCGAACTGCTGATCGACGATCCGACCTGGGAGCGGATCGGGCTGCCGTTCGCCCGCAACCTGGAACGCTTGGGTATCGAGATGAGCGTGCGCACGGTGGATTCGGCGCAATACGAAAACCGGGTGCGCGATTTCGATTTCGACATGGTCGTCAACGTCTGGGGTCAATCGCTATCGCCCGGCAACGAGCAGCGCGAGTTCTGGAGCAGCGCCGCCGCCGGTCAGCCGGGTAGTCGCAACATCGCCGGCCTGAAGAATCCGGCGGTGGATGCGTTGGTGGATCAGGTTGTCGCCGCCCCGGACCGCGCCAGTCTGGTGACGCGGGTACGGGCGCTGGATCGGGCGTTGCAATGGAATTTCCTGGTCATTCCACACTGGCACATTCCCTATGCCCGAATCGCCTTTTGGGACAAGTTCGGCTATCCGTCGGTGACACCGTTGCAAGGCGTGCAATTGGATACCTGGTGGATCGATCCCGCCAGGGCGGCGGCGCTGGTCGGGAACGAGACCACCGGTAAGCCGTAA
- a CDS encoding metallophosphoesterase: MRFLHAADLHLDSPLRGLDRYEGAPVDEVRGATRRAFDNLIAVARRERVDLVVIAGDLYDGDWPDHNTGLFFIKGVAQLAEEGIPVAIVRGNHDAASRLTKALRLPANVHLFADASPETKIFADIGIAVHGQSFATAAVVDDLAAAYPRPLAGYFNLGLLHSALDGRPGHDPYAPTTLDVLRGKGYDYWALGHVHAAEIVCREPWVVYPGNTQGRHIREVGPKGCTLVTVEDGAISRQFVALDVMRWDTLSLDIDGLPDLDALLDAARLDLRRRLAGAEDRALAVRVQVRGSGPLHQRLAADREKLEQELRAVAIEASNGRAWIEKIEFRTRPLLDLDRIAERDDPIGLLVRELRRLAADEAALRAVATEALGELRQKLPMELREDRDALCLDTADALLELLGEVEADLLARLSGDEGAR, encoded by the coding sequence ATGCGCTTCCTGCACGCCGCCGACCTGCATCTCGACAGCCCCTTGCGCGGCCTCGACCGTTATGAGGGCGCTCCAGTGGATGAGGTGCGTGGCGCCACCCGTCGCGCCTTCGATAACCTGATCGCCGTCGCCCGGCGCGAACGAGTCGATCTGGTCGTCATCGCCGGCGATCTGTACGACGGCGACTGGCCGGATCACAACACCGGCTTGTTTTTCATCAAGGGCGTGGCGCAATTGGCCGAGGAAGGCATCCCGGTCGCCATCGTCCGGGGTAATCACGACGCGGCCAGCCGGCTCACCAAGGCCCTGCGTCTGCCGGCGAACGTGCATCTGTTCGCGGACGCCAGCCCGGAAACCAAGATCTTCGCCGACATTGGTATCGCCGTGCATGGGCAGAGCTTCGCCACCGCCGCCGTGGTGGACGACCTGGCCGCCGCTTATCCCCGCCCGCTGGCCGGCTATTTCAACCTGGGCCTGCTGCATAGCGCGCTCGACGGTCGTCCCGGTCACGACCCCTACGCCCCAACCACGCTCGATGTGCTGCGCGGCAAGGGTTACGACTACTGGGCACTGGGCCACGTCCACGCGGCGGAAATCGTGTGCCGCGAACCGTGGGTGGTCTATCCGGGCAATACCCAGGGCCGCCACATCCGCGAAGTTGGCCCCAAGGGCTGCACGTTGGTGACGGTCGAGGATGGGGCGATTTCGCGGCAATTCGTCGCGCTCGACGTGATGCGCTGGGACACCCTGTCGCTCGATATCGATGGCTTGCCCGATCTGGATGCGCTGCTGGATGCGGCCCGGCTGGATTTGCGACGACGGCTCGCCGGGGCCGAGGATCGCGCGCTGGCGGTGCGGGTTCAGGTACGGGGTAGCGGTCCCCTGCATCAACGACTGGCCGCGGATCGCGAAAAGCTGGAACAGGAACTGCGCGCCGTCGCGATCGAAGCCAGCAACGGGCGGGCCTGGATCGAGAAAATCGAATTCCGCACCCGTCCGCTGCTGGATCTCGACCGCATCGCCGAACGCGACGATCCCATCGGTTTGTTGGTGCGTGAGTTACGCCGATTGGCGGCGGACGAAGCCGCGCTGCGCGCCGTGGCTACCGAAGCGCTGGGCGAGTTGCGACAAAAATTGCCCATGGAACTCCGCGAGGACCGCGACGCCTTGTGTCTGGACACCGCCGATGCCTTGCTCGAACTGCTGGGCGAGGTGGAGGCCGATCTGCTGGCGCGGTTGTCCGGGGACGAAGGCGCCCGATGA
- the creD gene encoding cell envelope integrity protein CreD, protein MRNPLFVKVVLVFLVTVVLATGLSQIDYLVRERTQRRDQVVAGIAAATARDQTLVGPLLVIPYTRIVKTQKPIQSEEGKTVEVERRYADRLYLLPAELDVQANLNTEQIRRSLYHAVVFGGAVSFKGRFAAEGELRKPDPNEQIEFGEPRLIVAISDPRGILRVPVLTWGGQRLDFLPGTGEDKLPNGIQARLTGLDLQHGWSAEFEFALDLRGTQSFDVAPVGDTTRIDVRGNWPHPSFYGQFLPESRQVSDAGFSAAWSTTRLATNMLHQLNARLRGGQSLDTLIGVRFVDPADSYTQTDRAIKYGLLFIGLTFAAFFLFEVLKRLAIHPFQYGLAGTALVLFYLLLLSLSEHVGFGIAYVIATAGCVALLAYYLSFVLGSLGWGLGFGALIGAVFGILYVLISLEDLALLAGSVTLFGALALVMALTRKVDWYQLGDALGARRGKGSNGE, encoded by the coding sequence ATGAGAAATCCGCTGTTCGTCAAGGTGGTTTTAGTGTTTCTGGTTACGGTGGTGTTGGCCACCGGCCTGTCGCAAATCGATTATCTGGTGAGAGAGCGCACGCAGCGCCGCGATCAGGTCGTCGCCGGCATCGCCGCCGCCACCGCCCGCGACCAAACCCTGGTCGGACCGCTGCTGGTCATTCCCTATACCCGCATCGTCAAGACGCAGAAGCCCATCCAGTCGGAAGAAGGTAAAACGGTCGAGGTCGAAAGACGCTATGCGGACCGGCTTTATCTGCTGCCGGCCGAACTGGATGTCCAGGCCAACCTGAACACCGAACAAATTCGACGCAGTCTTTACCACGCCGTGGTGTTCGGCGGCGCCGTTTCGTTCAAGGGCCGCTTTGCCGCCGAGGGCGAATTGCGAAAGCCCGACCCGAACGAGCAGATCGAATTCGGCGAGCCGCGCCTGATCGTCGCGATCAGCGATCCGCGCGGCATCCTGCGAGTACCGGTGCTGACGTGGGGCGGACAACGCCTTGATTTCCTGCCGGGCACCGGCGAGGACAAGCTGCCGAATGGCATCCAGGCCCGTCTTACGGGTCTCGATCTCCAGCACGGGTGGTCGGCCGAGTTCGAATTCGCGCTCGACCTGCGCGGCACCCAGTCCTTCGATGTGGCGCCGGTGGGCGATACCACCCGCATCGACGTGCGCGGCAACTGGCCGCACCCCAGTTTTTATGGTCAGTTTCTGCCGGAGTCACGCCAGGTGAGCGATGCCGGTTTTTCCGCCGCCTGGTCCACCACCCGGCTGGCCACCAACATGCTCCATCAGTTGAACGCCCGCCTGCGCGGCGGCCAGTCGCTCGATACGCTGATCGGGGTGCGCTTCGTCGATCCGGCTGACAGTTACACGCAGACCGACCGGGCGATCAAATACGGACTGCTGTTTATCGGCCTGACCTTCGCCGCCTTCTTCCTGTTCGAGGTGCTCAAGCGGCTGGCGATTCATCCCTTTCAGTACGGCTTGGCCGGCACGGCGCTGGTGCTGTTCTATCTGCTGTTGCTGTCGCTGTCCGAACATGTGGGTTTCGGGATCGCCTATGTGATCGCCACCGCCGGCTGCGTGGCGCTGCTGGCCTATTATCTGAGCTTTGTGCTGGGTAGCCTGGGCTGGGGTTTGGGCTTCGGGGCGCTGATCGGCGCGGTGTTCGGGATTCTGTACGTGTTGATCAGCCTGGAGGATCTCGCCCTGTTGGCCGGTTCGGTGACGCTGTTTGGCGCCCTGGCGCTGGTGATGGCGCTGACCCGCAAGGTAGACTGGTATCAGTTGGGGGATGCGCTGGGCGCGCGGCGCGGCAAGGGATCGAACGGCGAGTGA
- a CDS encoding AAA family ATPase — translation MKIEHLYLKAFGAFSERRLDFSGGPDFHVIYGPNEAGKSTTLRALIGLLFGIEERTADNFIHSNPRLRIGAALATADAGRLAVMRRKGRKQTLFALNEASGEERTDQPLAEDRLTRLLGGLDEALYRALFGLDHDGLTRGGEALLEGKGEIGQSLFAAAAGLADLRQLSDKLEAEVSKLFRPRAGSSEIQVALKELEEQRKRAREATVRSSAWEQAERTRRQAEKKHSERRVELNRWREEQRRLSRIIAHLPLAAERSAKLQELATLATVPLLPPEAGQQRIETEERLRAAADNQREARAALEELRRQCSQLVVREALLSHAGAIERLHHAANDYRGTLERLPRIEADLDAARQTLAGQLAEIDPALAADLAPTELSERSRALAPVPTARARVQALLEECDKRSAQSEQLEERERELTDMRQRLRDELETQPVPMPFEALEQAREQAAAPGDLTGQCVQLEREIAALETALVHETASLWEGTLDALIALRVPPLATVTEMVDGYRQWAEAERSLNKQDEILQRDIGERERELRGLAAAGEIVTHDQVWQARQARDAGWRRIRQGYVERTAEPALADTFELALREADRLADLLHADAKRATSVENLRQRIADMQRARSEHVAQFAALTAERDRLDTRWKAIAESLRQPDLSPGAAAEWLGKQALLVERAARLDTLRRERREIGTALAVARQTLDRALRKCGLPALSDDEALSVALGRAKVAIEQGRQTAMARAKLDSGIRQCEAELSEVASKRAGLAGKQAIWRVQWNAAMSELRLSPQSLPAEARVRLDQWDRLAQTLRKLEGLSGEVQRERTTRSDFESALAELAHVVGEPAADQTADRTAMALYGGLNEARDADRRRKQADAAIARERQRLDQAEAAAAKQRDHLTELMRRAGVESPDELAVVEEQATHKRRLSERVTEIEEQLVRGAARPLAEVLAEIEGEDLDAANARLDQLETTIREGEAELETAYAIYLDARGAFEAIDGGDVAAQAQQGAEETAARIARQSRAYARARLAGAVVSRVVQAYREQHQGPVLSRASEIFARITLSSFSGLVMDYQDDRQILLGQRPDGARLRVAGMSQGTRDQLFLALRIAAIEEHLREREAVPIAIDDLLVQFDDDRAVATLAVLAELARRAQVLFFTHHSHLCELAAVALPPDAWRRHDLSADPSGMAMEVRP, via the coding sequence ATGAAGATCGAGCATCTCTATCTCAAAGCCTTCGGTGCGTTCTCGGAACGCCGGCTCGATTTTAGCGGCGGGCCGGATTTCCATGTCATTTACGGTCCGAACGAAGCGGGCAAGTCCACCACCTTGCGCGCGCTCATCGGCCTGCTGTTCGGGATCGAGGAGCGCACCGCCGACAACTTTATCCATTCAAACCCCCGCTTGCGGATCGGCGCCGCGCTGGCGACCGCCGACGCCGGGCGGCTGGCGGTGATGCGGCGCAAGGGGCGCAAGCAAACCCTGTTTGCATTGAACGAGGCCAGTGGTGAGGAACGGACCGATCAGCCACTGGCCGAGGATAGGCTGACCCGGTTGTTGGGCGGCCTGGACGAAGCGCTGTACCGCGCCCTGTTCGGGCTTGACCACGATGGACTGACGCGCGGCGGCGAAGCGCTGCTGGAAGGCAAAGGAGAGATCGGCCAAAGCCTGTTCGCGGCGGCGGCGGGATTGGCCGACCTGCGCCAGTTGTCGGACAAGCTGGAGGCCGAGGTCTCGAAACTGTTTCGCCCACGAGCCGGCAGTAGTGAAATTCAGGTCGCCCTCAAGGAGTTGGAAGAGCAGCGCAAACGGGCACGGGAAGCCACGGTGCGTTCCTCGGCCTGGGAGCAGGCCGAGCGGACCAGGCGTCAAGCCGAGAAGAAGCATTCGGAGCGGCGCGTGGAATTGAATCGCTGGCGTGAGGAACAGCGCCGCTTGTCCCGGATCATCGCCCACCTGCCGCTGGCCGCCGAGCGCTCGGCGAAACTTCAGGAACTGGCCACGCTGGCCACGGTTCCTCTTCTGCCACCGGAGGCCGGACAGCAACGCATCGAAACCGAGGAACGCCTGCGTGCCGCCGCCGACAACCAGCGGGAAGCCCGGGCGGCGCTGGAGGAGTTGCGCCGACAGTGCTCCCAACTGGTGGTCCGCGAAGCGTTGCTGAGCCATGCGGGTGCCATTGAGCGGCTGCATCACGCCGCGAACGACTACCGGGGCACTCTGGAACGCCTGCCCCGAATCGAAGCGGATCTCGATGCCGCGCGCCAGACTCTCGCCGGCCAGCTTGCCGAGATCGATCCGGCGCTGGCGGCGGATCTTGCGCCCACCGAACTGTCGGAGCGGAGCCGTGCGCTGGCGCCCGTACCCACGGCGCGGGCGCGGGTACAGGCGCTGCTGGAGGAATGCGACAAGCGGTCGGCCCAGAGCGAGCAACTGGAAGAACGGGAGCGCGAGCTGACCGACATGCGCCAGCGACTGCGGGATGAGCTGGAAACCCAGCCCGTACCCATGCCCTTCGAGGCGCTGGAACAGGCGCGCGAGCAGGCGGCCGCGCCCGGCGACCTCACCGGCCAGTGCGTCCAGTTGGAGCGAGAAATCGCCGCACTGGAAACCGCGCTCGTTCACGAAACCGCGTCGCTGTGGGAAGGGACGCTTGATGCGTTGATCGCGCTGCGCGTGCCGCCCTTGGCCACGGTGACCGAGATGGTTGACGGCTATCGCCAGTGGGCCGAGGCGGAACGTTCGCTCAACAAACAGGATGAAATCCTGCAACGGGATATCGGCGAGCGGGAACGCGAATTGCGCGGATTGGCGGCGGCCGGCGAAATCGTGACCCACGATCAGGTATGGCAGGCCCGTCAAGCGCGCGACGCAGGCTGGCGGCGGATTCGCCAGGGTTATGTCGAGCGCACGGCGGAACCCGCGCTGGCCGATACCTTCGAGCTTGCCCTGCGGGAAGCCGACCGCTTGGCCGATTTGCTGCACGCCGATGCCAAGCGAGCCACCAGCGTCGAGAACCTCCGCCAGCGCATCGCCGACATGCAGCGGGCGCGTTCGGAGCATGTGGCCCAGTTCGCCGCGCTGACGGCCGAACGCGACCGGCTCGACACCCGCTGGAAGGCGATCGCCGAATCCTTGCGCCAACCCGATCTTTCGCCTGGCGCGGCGGCGGAGTGGCTGGGCAAACAGGCGCTGCTGGTCGAACGTGCCGCTCGTCTGGACACGCTGCGACGGGAACGGCGGGAGATCGGCACGGCACTGGCGGTGGCCCGTCAAACGCTGGATCGGGCCTTGCGGAAATGCGGGTTGCCGGCGCTGAGCGATGACGAAGCCCTGTCGGTCGCGCTCGGCCGTGCCAAGGTGGCCATTGAGCAGGGCCGCCAAACCGCCATGGCACGCGCCAAGCTCGATAGCGGCATCCGCCAATGCGAAGCCGAACTGAGTGAAGTCGCCTCGAAGCGCGCCGGACTGGCCGGGAAACAGGCGATCTGGCGGGTGCAATGGAACGCCGCCATGAGCGAATTGCGGTTGTCGCCCCAGTCCTTGCCGGCGGAGGCGCGAGTCCGGCTCGATCAATGGGATCGGCTTGCCCAGACCTTGCGCAAGCTGGAAGGCTTATCCGGCGAGGTCCAGCGGGAACGGACGACCCGTTCCGACTTTGAAAGCGCGCTGGCTGAATTGGCGCATGTCGTCGGCGAACCCGCCGCCGATCAGACGGCCGACCGGACCGCCATGGCGTTGTATGGCGGGTTGAACGAAGCGCGCGACGCCGACCGGCGGCGCAAGCAAGCCGACGCCGCCATCGCCCGGGAGCGGCAACGACTCGACCAGGCGGAGGCCGCCGCCGCCAAGCAGCGCGACCACCTGACCGAATTGATGCGTCGCGCCGGGGTGGAATCGCCGGACGAACTGGCGGTGGTCGAGGAACAAGCGACGCACAAGCGGCGGCTGTCCGAGCGAGTGACCGAGATCGAGGAGCAACTGGTGCGCGGCGCCGCTCGCCCGCTGGCCGAAGTGCTGGCCGAGATCGAGGGCGAGGATCTGGATGCCGCCAACGCCCGCCTGGACCAATTGGAAACCACGATCCGCGAGGGTGAAGCCGAGCTGGAAACCGCGTATGCGATCTACCTGGACGCACGCGGCGCTTTTGAGGCCATCGACGGTGGTGACGTGGCGGCACAGGCACAACAGGGTGCCGAGGAGACGGCCGCCCGTATCGCCCGGCAGTCCCGAGCCTACGCCCGCGCCCGGCTGGCCGGAGCCGTCGTGTCGCGGGTCGTGCAGGCGTACCGGGAGCAGCATCAGGGACCGGTGCTGAGCCGTGCCAGCGAGATCTTCGCCCGAATCACCCTGAGCAGCTTCAGCGGCTTGGTGATGGATTACCAGGATGACCGACAAATCCTGCTCGGCCAGCGGCCGGATGGCGCGCGGCTGAGGGTGGCGGGGATGAGTCAGGGTACCCGCGACCAGCTTTTTCTGGCCTTGCGCATTGCGGCCATCGAGGAACACCTGCGGGAGCGCGAGGCCGTTCCCATCGCCATCGACGATTTGCTGGTGCAGTTCGACGATGACCGGGCCGTGGCGACGCTGGCGGTATTGGCCGAATTGGCGCGCCGCGCGCAGGTGCTGTTTTTTACCCACCACAGCCATCTCTGCGAGTTGGCGGCGGTCGCGCTGCCGCCGGACGCCTGGCGGCGGCACGACTTGAGCGCCGATCCAAGCGGCATGGCCATGGAGGTCCGCCCATGA
- a CDS encoding microcin C ABC transporter permease YejB — MFAYILRRLALIPLTLLGIIAINFAIVQIAPGGPVEQLLAQLKNTAVAATARVGGGESAEAGRGNAATGGSSAYRGAQGLDPAFVAELNRQFGFDKPAYVRFGLMVRDYLTFDLGKSYFRDREVWELVVDKLPVSISLGVWSTLLIYVISIPLGIAKAVRDGSRFDVLSSAAVIVGYAIPAFLFAILLIILFAGGRYLDWFPLRGLVSDNWVDLSWPARIVDYFWHLTLPVTAMVIGGFASLTMLTKNAFLDEINKQYVVTARAKGLSEHRVLYGHVFRNAMLLVIAGFPATLVGMLFTGSLLIEVIFSLDGLGLLGFEAVVNRDYPVMFGSLYMFSLIGLLLNLVSDLSYHLVDPRIDFSAR, encoded by the coding sequence ATGTTCGCCTACATCCTTCGCCGCCTGGCGCTGATTCCCCTGACCCTGCTTGGCATCATCGCCATCAACTTCGCCATCGTGCAGATCGCGCCCGGCGGGCCGGTGGAGCAATTGCTGGCGCAACTGAAAAATACCGCCGTGGCCGCCACCGCTCGGGTGGGCGGTGGCGAAAGCGCGGAGGCGGGACGCGGCAACGCGGCGACGGGTGGGAGTAGCGCCTATCGCGGCGCCCAGGGATTGGACCCGGCTTTCGTGGCGGAATTGAACCGCCAATTCGGTTTCGATAAGCCGGCTTATGTGCGGTTTGGCCTGATGGTTCGCGATTACCTCACCTTCGACCTCGGTAAGAGCTACTTCCGCGATCGGGAGGTATGGGAACTGGTGGTGGATAAATTGCCGGTGTCGATTTCCTTGGGGGTGTGGAGCACTTTGCTGATTTATGTGATTTCGATTCCCCTGGGCATCGCCAAGGCGGTGCGCGACGGCTCGCGCTTCGACGTGCTAAGCAGCGCGGCGGTGATCGTGGGCTATGCGATACCCGCGTTCCTGTTCGCCATCCTGTTGATCATCCTGTTTGCCGGCGGACGCTATCTGGACTGGTTTCCGCTGCGGGGGTTGGTGTCGGACAACTGGGTGGATTTGAGCTGGCCGGCGCGGATCGTGGATTATTTTTGGCACTTGACCCTGCCGGTCACGGCGATGGTGATCGGCGGCTTCGCCTCGCTCACCATGCTGACCAAAAATGCCTTCCTGGACGAAATCAACAAGCAATACGTGGTGACCGCCCGCGCCAAGGGTCTGAGTGAACATCGCGTGTTGTACGGGCATGTGTTCCGCAATGCCATGTTGCTGGTGATCGCCGGCTTTCCCGCCACGCTGGTCGGCATGCTGTTCACCGGCTCCTTGCTGATCGAGGTGATTTTTTCGCTGGACGGGCTGGGCTTGCTGGGATTCGAGGCCGTGGTCAACCGGGATTATCCGGTGATGTTCGGCTCGCTCTACATGTTCAGCCTGATCGGTTTGTTGCTGAATCTGGTCAGCGATCTGAGTTATCACCTGGTCGATCCGCGCATCGATTTTTCGGCGCGGTGA
- a CDS encoding enoyl-ACP reductase — protein MGFLAGKRALIMGVASNRSIAWGIAQAMRREGAELAFSYQNDKLQPRVEKMAAELGSTLTFPCEVERDADIDGLFEALQQHWDGLDIIVHSLAYAPREALEGDFLQGISRENFRIAHDISAYSFAALAKAARPLMQGRNGALIAMTYLGGARAVPNYNVMGLAKASLDASVRYLAQTLGPEGIRVNAVSAGPIRTLAASGIKNFRKMLDTFEHVAPLRKCVTIEEVGNVAAFLCSDLASGITGEIVYVDGGFNTVALGALE, from the coding sequence ATGGGCTTTCTCGCCGGCAAACGTGCCCTGATCATGGGTGTCGCCAGCAACCGTTCCATCGCCTGGGGCATCGCCCAAGCCATGCGCCGGGAAGGCGCCGAATTGGCTTTTAGCTATCAGAACGACAAGTTGCAGCCTCGGGTCGAGAAGATGGCCGCCGAGCTGGGCAGTACCCTCACCTTTCCCTGCGAGGTGGAACGCGATGCCGACATCGACGGCCTGTTCGAGGCGCTCCAGCAGCACTGGGACGGACTGGACATCATCGTGCATTCCTTGGCATACGCCCCGCGCGAGGCGCTGGAAGGCGACTTTCTGCAGGGAATCAGCCGCGAAAATTTCCGCATTGCCCATGACATCAGCGCCTACAGCTTCGCGGCGCTGGCCAAGGCCGCCCGGCCGTTGATGCAGGGACGGAATGGCGCGTTGATCGCCATGACCTATCTGGGCGGAGCGCGGGCGGTGCCCAACTACAACGTCATGGGCCTGGCCAAGGCCAGTCTGGACGCCAGCGTTCGCTATCTGGCCCAGACGCTGGGACCGGAAGGGATTCGGGTCAACGCCGTTTCCGCCGGACCGATCCGCACCCTGGCGGCGTCCGGCATCAAAAATTTCCGCAAGATGCTGGATACCTTCGAGCATGTTGCGCCCTTGCGCAAGTGCGTCACCATCGAGGAAGTCGGCAACGTGGCGGCCTTCCTCTGTTCCGATCTGGCCTCGGGCATCACCGGTGAGATCGTGTACGTGGACGGCGGCTTCAACACCGTCGCGCTGGGAGCCCTAGAATAA